The Sandaracinaceae bacterium genome includes the window GCTCATGCCCTACATCCTGGCGTGGGTGGGCTACGAGGTGATCCCCGGCCGCGGCGCAGACCCCACCTCGCACATCCTCTGGTTGGGCAGCAAGGTGGGCTTCAACTGGGATCCGTGATCCCGCAGTGAGTGGTGGCATGATGCCGCCATGCTGCGAGTACGCCCGTGGGTCCTGATCGCGCTGTGGGCGCTGGTGTCCGCCGTCGCCGCGTGCGACCGCGCGCCCGCCGCCGTGCCGCCGCCGCCTCCCGGCGCAGCGCTGCCGCCACCGCCCGTGGCGCAGGTGCCGCCCGTGGCGCAGGTGCCGACACCCGTGGTGCCTTCCACGCCGCCGGCTTGGGTGGCCCCGCCCGCTGCGCCTGGCCCCGCCGCCCCCAGTGTCCCGCTCACGCACGCGCCGCTGCTCGACGCGGGCACCCGCGTGGTCATCGCGGGCTTGCTCGAGTTCAGTGACCCGGGCCTCTCGGGCTTCTCCAACGCCGACCGGCGTGACGTGGAGCTGGGCCATGTGCTGGTGGAGCGCGGCGTGCCGGCCACTCAGATCACCACGTTGCTGGACCAGCAGGCCACGCGCGCTGCCATCTTGGCCGCGCTCAGTGCGGCGGCTGACGCTACCCCACCGGGAGGCACGCTGGTCTTCTACTACGCCGGGCACGGCATCCGCACCGAGTCCGGGCAGATCGCCTACGTGGCCTATGACACGCACTCGGAGTACCCCGACCGTCCAGGCGTCTCCGTGGACGACCTGTACGCGGTGCTCGCGCCGCGGATGGCCGGCAAGCGCGTGGTGTTCTTCGGCGACTGCTGTCACTCCGGCGGCCTGGGCGCCCTCGCAGGCCGGCTCGCCACCACGGGCGCCACCGCGCTGAGCGTGACCTCGGCCGACGCCAGCAACCTGTCCACGGGCAACTGGACCTACAGCCAGATCCTCCTCGAGGGCCTGCGCGGCGATCCTGCACTCGATGCCAATGGAGACGCGCGCGTCGCCATCGGGGAGCTCGAGGGCGGCGTGCGGGTGGCCATGCGCTACCTCGAAGGGCAGCGCAGCGGCGCCTTCCTGGGCGGCGTGGACCGGGACGCGCTGACGGTGGCACAGCGCGTGGGGCCGCCGCGCGCGGGCATCGAGGCCGGGCAGTTCATGCACGACAGCCGCGGCAATGTGGTGCGCGTGAACCGCGTGGATGGCCCCACCGCCAGCGTTCGCCGCTACTTTTATGCGCTCTCGCGCGACTCCGAGGTGCCGCTCGCGCGCCTCGCGCCCATCGTCACCCGTGGTTACGCGGTGGGCACCGAGCTCATGGTGGAGTGGGGTGGGCGCGTCTGGCCAGCGCGCGTCACCGCGGCGGACGGTGACTTCGCGTTCATCACCTACCCCGGTTGGCCCAACTACTGGGACGAGTGGATCCTCTCGGACAGGGTGCGCAGCGTCACGGCAGTTGCGGAGAACCCACCAATAAGGTGATTCTCCGTACGTGACCGTTCTCCTCCCCCCTCGTCGCTCGCCCGCTCCTCTTTCCCATCGCCTCCTGCTCTGCGTCCTGGTGCTCGCGCTCGCCGGCCTCGCCGCGTCGTGCGGTGACTCGGTCCGGCGCATCGCCGACTACCAGAACCTGCCTGGCGGAAACCCGCTCGTGCCGGAGGTGGCGGCGCTGCCCTATCCCTCCGACTTCTATCTGGTGGAGGACGCGAGCACGCCCACCGGCCGACGCCTCCAGCTGCCCGACGAAGTCATGCCGCGCAGCGTGGACGCCACACTCTTCCAGCAGGACGGCTACACCATCATCCCGGCCATCCTGGCCTATCTGCCCGGCGGCACCGACGTCGCGTCGCTGCCCAGCCCCACCGACCACGCCGCCACCATCGCCGACGACTCGTCCGTCATGCTGGTGCGCGAGGGCACGTGGGAGCGCGTGGGCATCCTGGCCGAGCTCGACCAGACCACCACGGACACGGCGCGGCAGGCCATCATCATCCGCCCGCTGCAGGCGCTCGAGTACGAGACCGGCTACGTGGTCATCCTGCGCAACTCGCTGCGCCGCCTGGACGGCACGCCGCACGAGCCGAGCGAGGTCTACGCCGCGCTGCGCGACGACGCGCGCACGGGCATCGACGAGGTCGACCGCCAGCGCGACGACTTCCAGCTGGTGCGCGCGGCCATCAGCGGCACGGGCCTCGATGAAGACGAGGTGGTGCTGGCCTGGTCCTTCCACACGCGCTCCGAGGAGGCGGTCACCGGCCCGCTGGTGAGCATGCAGCTGGCCGCCAACGTGGCGCCCATCGGCGACTACGCCATCACCACCGACGTCATCGACGGGACCAACCGGCAGATCGAGGGCACCGTGGACGTGCCCAACTACGTGAACCCGGAGAGCGGCCTGGTGGTGTTGGACAGCGAGGGGGAGGCCACGCAGTTCGGCGTGCGCGAGGTGCCCTTCGTGCTGACCATCCCCGACACCATCGACGAGGCGCGCCCCGTGCTGATCTACGGCCACGGCTTCCTGGGCACGCGCGCCCAGACCACGCGCGGCTCGTTCAACGACATGTGCTCGGACTATCGCCTGAGCGCTGCGGGCATGGAGTTCGGCTTCCACGAGAACATCGTGCCCATCATCTCGCGTGCGTTCGGCGGCGACTGGGAGGCCATGAACGAAGTGGTGGCCGAGGTGCAGCAGTCGTTCGTGAACTCCACCTTCCTGGCGCGCTTGATCCGCGAGCGCCTGGCAGACGAGCTCGAGGCCACGCCCATGGTGGGTGAGCCCCACCCCGTGCTGGACGCCGAGAACGTGCACTACCTGGGCATCTCCAACGGCGGCACCTTCGGCTACGTGATGGCGGCCACCAGCCCGCAGCTCGAGCGCTCGGTCATGGTGGTGGGCGGGGGCGGCCTCATCCACTTTCTCCAGCGCGCCACGCAGTGGAACATGTTCGGACCACTGCTGCGTCTGGTCATCCGCGACCCCATCGACCAACAGCTGGCGTTCTCCATGATCCAGCAGGCGCTCGACCCGGTGGACTCCATGAACTACGTCCGCCACCTGGTCACCGACCGGTATCCGGGGATGCGGCCCATGCGCGCGCAGATGCACATGGCCATCAACGACAGCCAGGTGAACAACCTGGTGACCGAGTGGGCCATGCGCTCCGCGCAAATCCCCGTCGTGGTCCCGAGCCCCAAGGACATCTGGGGGCTGCCCACCGTCGACGCCAGCCTGCCTGCGGGCGCCCCGGCCAACGTGCCCGCGGTGATGCACGTCTACGACGAGCACGTGACGCCGTCGCCCGTCACCAACATCCCGCCGGCCGAGGACAACGGCACGCACGGCACCGTGCGCGACCTCGCGTCCTATCAGGTGCAGGTGGGCCGCTTCCTCACGGAGAACATCTTCGTGCACGCGTGCGACGGCGCCTGCGACCCCAACTGAGGGCGATGTGGCGGCGCGTTAGGAGCCGTCCGCCAGGAACGAGCCCGCGCGCGTGATGGCGCGGTTGGCCTCGGGCAGCAGCGGGGCCAGCAAGCCGAAGCCGTGCCACATGCCCGCCCACTCGTGCACGTCGCAGGGGGTCCCCGCGGCGGCGCAGCGCTCACGCAGCGTGCTCACGTCGTCGCGGAACAGCTCGTGCTCACCGCTGTCCACGTACAGGGCGGGCAGCCCATGCAGGTCGGCGAAGAGTGGCGACATGTGCGGCTGCCGTGGGTCACTCGCCCCCGCGTAGTGCTGCGCGAACACGGCGTGCAGCCACTCGCGCCGCTGCGGGTGCCGCCCCGTGAAGCCGTCGTCGATGCGGAGGTCGCGGTACGACGCCCC containing:
- a CDS encoding caspase family protein translates to MLRVRPWVLIALWALVSAVAACDRAPAAVPPPPPGAALPPPPVAQVPPVAQVPTPVVPSTPPAWVAPPAAPGPAAPSVPLTHAPLLDAGTRVVIAGLLEFSDPGLSGFSNADRRDVELGHVLVERGVPATQITTLLDQQATRAAILAALSAAADATPPGGTLVFYYAGHGIRTESGQIAYVAYDTHSEYPDRPGVSVDDLYAVLAPRMAGKRVVFFGDCCHSGGLGALAGRLATTGATALSVTSADASNLSTGNWTYSQILLEGLRGDPALDANGDARVAIGELEGGVRVAMRYLEGQRSGAFLGGVDRDALTVAQRVGPPRAGIEAGQFMHDSRGNVVRVNRVDGPTASVRRYFYALSRDSEVPLARLAPIVTRGYAVGTELMVEWGGRVWPARVTAADGDFAFITYPGWPNYWDEWILSDRVRSVTAVAENPPIR